The Homoserinimonas aerilata nucleotide sequence CGCTCGCCGCGCTCGCCCACGAGGACGACTACCGGCAGCAACTCGACGAGATCATCGCCAGGCGCGAACAGATCACGGATGCGCTCATCGCGCAGGGCTGGAAGGTGCCGCGCTCACACGGCAACTTCGTCTGGCTCCCGACAGGAGATTTCACGACCGCAGCAGCAGAGCTCTTCATGGAACGCGGCATCGTCGCCCGGGCGCTCGGGGAGGGCATCCGGATCTCCATCGGAGAGGCAGAATCTGTCGATACACTCCTAAAGGCTGCGGCAGAGGTTGTCGCCAAGCTACCGTCAGCCGCCCAGTAGGCCCGGTTAGATTGGAAAGTCGGCGATGCCGGATGCGACCCCTCGGGGGCGCAGCACGCCCGGTGAACCCGCCGCGGCGGCAGGACCAACGACCCGAAGGACAGCGGAGGTCACCCCTGTGACAGATAGCCCGACGACCGTACAGTTGCTCGACGCCAACGGCGTGCTCTCCACGGAAGGCGTCGCCGCCGACTACCTGAAGTATGTCGACGCGCTCAGCGATGACCAGCTCAGGACGTTCCACCGCGACATGGTCGTGGTGCGCCGCTTCGACCGCGAGGCGACCAATCTGCAGAAGCAGGGCGAGATGGGTCTGTGGGTCCCGAGCGTCGGCCAGGAGGCGGCTCAGGTCGGCTCGGCCTACGCGACCCGCGCACAGGACCACATCTTTCCCGCCTACCGTGAGCACGCCGTCGGCATGATCCGCGGCCTCGACCTGATCCACATCATCGAGTTGCTGCGCGGCAACACGCACGGCGGCTGGAACCCCGCGGAGACCGGCAACTTCCACCTGTACACCCTCGTCATCGGCTCGCACACGCTGCACGCGACCGGCTATGCCATGGGCATCCAGCTCGATGGGCGCGCCGGCACGGGCAACCCCTCCTCCGACGAGGCCGTCGTCGTCTACTTCGGCGACGGCGCCACCTCGCAGGGTGACGTCAGCGAGGCCTTCGTCTTCGCGGCCAGCTACCAGACCCCGCAGGTGTTCTTCCTGCAGAACAACCACTGGGCGATCTCGGTCCCCGTCGAGGTCCAGTCGCGCACGCCGCTCTACCTGCGCTCGGAGGGCTTCGGCATCCCCAGCGTTCAGATCGACGGCAACGACGTGCTCGCCAGTTTCGCCGTCACCGCCAAGCTCCTCGACGACGCCCGCGCCGGCCGCGGGCCGCAGCTCGTCGAAGCACTCACGTACCGCATCGGAGCGCACACCTCCTCCGACGACCCCACCAAGTACCGCAGCGATGAAGAGCTGCAGTCGTGGGTGGCCCGTGATCCGATTGCACGTTTCGAGGCATACCTGCGCTCGCGCGGGGAGTCCCAGCAGTTCTTCGACGATGTCGCGACCGAGGCGGAGGACTTCGCCGCGGACATTCGCCGCCGCACGCTCGAGCTCGCAAAGCCCTCCACCGACAAGATCTTCGACCACGTCTACTCGGAGGAGCATCCGGTGATCACGGAGCAGAAGAGATGGCTGGCCGACTACGAGGCATCGTTCGGAGGCGGCGCATGAGCGGGCAGTTCGAGGAGATGCCCCTCGCGAAGGCCCTCAACGCGGGCCTGCGCAAGGCGATGGAGGATGACAAGAAGGTCATCCTCATGGGCGAGGACATCGGCCCGCTCGGCGGCGTGTTCCGCGTCACCGAGCACCTGCAGCGCGACTTCGGCAAGCAGCGCGTAATGGACACCCCCCTCGCAGAGTCCGGCATCATCGGCACCGCGATCGGCCTGGCCATGCGCGGCTACCGCCCCGTCTGCGAGATCCAGTTCGACGGCTTCATCTTTCCCGGCTTCGACCAGATCACGACGCAGCTGGCGAAGATGACCAACCGGCATGAGGGGCAGGTGCGGATGCCTGTGGTCATCCGGGTTCCCTACGGCGGTCACATCGGCGCGGTCGAGCACCACCAGGAGAGCCCTGAGGCGTACTTCGCGCACACCCCCGGTCTGCGCCTGGTGAGCCCCAGCACGCCGCACGACGCCTACTGGATGATCCAGGAGGCCGTCGCCTCGAACGACCCGGTCATGTTCTTCGAGCCGAAGAGCCGCTACTGGCACAAGGGCCCCGTCGATCTCTCCGGCAACGGCGCAGAGCTGCACGCCACCAAGGTCGTGCGCACCGGTGACGACGTGACCGTGCTCGGGCACGGCGCCATGGTGAACGTGCTGATGCAGGCGGCCGAGATCGCCGCCGGCGAAGGACGCAGCGTCGAGGTCATCGACCTGCGCTCACTGTCGCCGGTTGACTACGACCCCATCGTCGAGTCGGTGCGCAAGACCGGTCGTCTCGTGATCGCTTCGGAGGCTCCCGGTTTCGTCGGCATCCCCTCCGAGATCGCGGCGACCGTCACCGAGCGTGCCTTCTACTCACTCGAGGCGCCCGTTCTGCGGGTTTCGAGCTTTGATGCGCCGTTCCCTCCTGCGAAGCTGGAGACGACGTACCTCCCCGACGCCGACCGCGTGCTCGAGGCGGTCGACAGGGCTCTCGCGTACTGACGCGGGCCACAACAGACAAGGACACAGCATGAGCGCATCCGAATTCCTGCTGCCGGACGTCGGCGAGGGGCTCACCGAGGCCGAGATCGTGTCGTGGAAGGTCAAGGCGGGCGACCAGGTCACCGTCAACCAGACCCTCGTCGAGATCGAGACGGCCAAGTCGATCGTCGAACTGCCGTCGCCGTTCACGGGTGTCGTCACCGCCGTGCTCGTCGAGGAGGGCGCGACGGTCGACGTCGGCACCCCCATCATCTCCGTCTCCACGGGTGCCGAGCCGGTGGATGCTCCCGCGCCGGCCCGCGGGCCCGCCGACGATGTGGTCGCCGACACGGCAGACACCATCTCCCCCGAAGATCAGGGGCCGGATGCCACGAAGGCCGACGACAAGCCGGGCGCGGTTCTCGTCGGCTACGGACTGAAGGGGCAGGTGGCCTCGCGCCGAGGCGCCCGGGCCGCCGCCATGCCGACCATCGACCCTGCCGGGCTTCGCCTCGATCGCGTGCCCGCGGCATCCGCATCGTCTGTCATCGCGAAGCCGCCGATCCGCAAGCTTGCGAAGGACCTCGGCGTCGACCTGAGCCAGGTGAACCCGAGCGGTCTCGCGGGCGAGATCCTGCGCGAGGACGTCGTTCGGGGGGCCTCGCAGGCGAGCGTGTTCCGCAACATCGAGACGCCGGCGTGGGGCGTCGATCGTGAGGAGTACATCCCGGTCAAGGGAGTGCGCAAGGCGATCGCGACGGGCATGGTCAAGAGCGCCTTCACGGCACCACACGTGGGTGTCTTCGTCGACGTGGATGCGACGCGCACGATGGAGTTCGTGAAGCGGCTGAAGAACTCGACCGACTTCGCGGGCGTGAAGGTCTCGCCGATGCTCGTCATGGCGAAGGCCATGATCTGGGCGGTGCGGCGCAACCCCACCGTGAACTCCACGTGGACGGATGAGCAGATCGTCGTGCACCACTACGTGAACTTCGGCTTCGCCGCGGCGACACCGCGCGGGCTCGTCGTGCCGAACATCAAGGATGCGCAGGAGTTGTCGCTGCGCGAACTCGCGCAGGCGATCGAGCAGATGACGAACGTTGCGCGCGACGGCAAACTGCAGCCGGCCGACATGTCGAACGGCACCATCACGGTCACCAACATCGGCGTCTTCGGGATGGACACGGGAACCCCCATCCTGAACCCCGGCGAGGTCGGCATCGTCGCGCTCGGCACGATCAAGCAGAAGCCGTGGGTGGTCGACGGTGAGGTTCGGCCGCGATTCGTGACGACGCTGGGCGCGAGCTTCGACCACCGCGTGGTCGACGGCGATGTCGCCAGCCGCTTCCTGGCCGATGTTGCGAGCATCATCGAGGAGCCGGCGCTGTTGCTCGACTGAGTGGGATGTGCGCGAGTGGCCATTTTGACAATGGTTATCAATAGCGTTTAGGGTTGTGATCCGGGCCGAACGCGCCCGAATCCCTGAACTAGAACAGGTCACTCCGTGACGAAACAGCACCGCTCCCTTTCAATCCTCGCGCTCGTCTCCGCGGCCGCACTCGCCCTCACCGGCTGCGCGGCATCCGCCGAACCCGACGACGGCAGGCTCAGCATCGTCGCCTCCACGAACGTCTACGGCGACATCGCCTCCGCCGTGGCCGGCGATCTGGCAAGCGTGACGAGCATCATCGACAGCGCCGCGCAGGACCCGCACAGCTACGAGGCGACAGTGCAGGACCAGCTCGCCCTCTCGCGTGCCGACATCGTCATCGAGAACGGCGGAGGCTACGACCCCTTCGTCGACACCATGCTCTCGTCGGTCGACAGCAGCGGAATCGTCGTGATCTCGGCATCCGAGGTCTCCGGCCTGATGCCCGGTGCTGAGGACAACCACGCGGAGGACGACCACGCCGCGGATGACCACGATCATGCCGACGACGCGCATGCCGACGATCACGCCGGCCACGATCACGTCGCGGGCTTCAACGAGCACGTCTGGTACAGCTTCGAGGCCATGGACCGGCTTGCCCACGAACTCGCGCATGAGCTCGGCGCGCTCGACGCCGCAAACGCGGCAGCCTACGAGACGAACTACGAGTCGTTCTCGGCGCAGTTGCAGTCGCTCACGGACGAGGCCGAGGCGCTCCATTCGCAGCACGCGGGTGAGGGCGTCGCGATCACCGAGCCCGTGCCGCTGTACCTGTTCGAGGCGATCGGCCTCGTCAATCACACTCCGGATGCCTTCAGCGAGGCCGTCGAGGAGGGCAGCGAGGTCTCCCCCAGCGTGCTCCTGGCGACCATCGCGGAGGTCGAGGGCGGCGAGGTGAGGCTGCTCGCCTACAACGAGCAGACCGCGGGCGCCGAGACCGAGAGGCTTCTGGATGCCGCCACGCAGGCCGGCATCGCGGTGATCGCCCTCACGGAGACACTGCCGGAGGGATCCGGTTACATCGACTGGATGAGCGACAATCTCGCGGCCATCGCGGGGGCACTCGCCTGAGCGACCGGACTATCGTTGAGGGTCGCCGGAATGCCGGCGGCCCTCACCCGTTGAAGATGAAGACAATGAGCGAAACGACAGGCGAACACGCCTCCGCACCCTTGGCCGCGACGGCCGACCCTGTGCTGCGGATGCGATCGGCGACCCTGAGGTTCGGCGATCGGGTGCTCTGGAACAGGCTCAACCTCGATGTCAGGCCCGGCGAGTTCATCGCCGTCCTCGGCCCCAACGGCACCGGAAAGACGAGCCTGCTCAAGGCCATCCTCGGCCAACAGTCGCTCAGCTCCGGCACCTTGGAACTCCTCGGCCGGCCGGTGGGACGCGGCAGCCGCCAGATCGGCTACATCCCGCAGCAGAAGCTCATCGAGCAGGGCACCCCGTTGCGCGCCCGCGACCTCGTCACGCTCGGCATCACCGGCCACCGTTGGGGGCTTCCCGTCTCCTCCCCCGCCGTGCGCCGTCGCGTCGACGAGGTGCTCGAGAGTGTCGGCGCCACCTCTTTCGCGGGTGCGCCCGTCGCGAGCCTCTCCGGCGGTGAGCAGCAGCGCATCCGTGTCGGCCAGGCCATCGCCGACAGCCCGAAGCTGCTGCTCTGTGACGAGCCGCTCATCTCGCTCGACCTCAACCATCAGCATGTCGTGAGCGAACTCATCGACGAACGGCGCAAGGCCCTGCGCACGGCCGTGCTCTTCGTCACGCACGATGTGAACCCCATCCTCGACAAGGTCGACCGGGTGCTCTATCTGGCGGGCGGCAACTTCAGGATCGGCACGCCGGAGGAGGTGCTGCGCTCCGAGGTGCTGTCGTACATGTACGGCACGCCCGTCGAGGTCATCCGCACCCGCGGCCGCGTCGCCGTGCTGGGCGCCCCCGAGGGCTACGGGGTGCACGATCACCTTGAGCACCACGTCGACGACGGGTGGCACCGATGATGGCGCAGCTCAGCGACGTCATGACGGCGCTCTTCGACTTCACCGACTACGGCGATCTGCTGTACCTGGTGCGCAACTCGCTCATCGCGGGCGCCATCCTCGGCATCGTCGGCGGCCTCATCGGCCCCTTCGTCATGAGCCGCGATCTGGCCTTCGCGGTGCACGGCATCAGCGAGCTGTCGTTCGCGGGGGCCGCCGCGGCCCTACTCCTGGGTGTGAATGTCGTCGCCGGCTCGATCGGTGGCTCGCTCATCGCCGCGGTGCTCATCGGGCTGCTCGGCACGCGCGCCCGCGAACGCAACTCCATCATCGGCGTTCTGATGCCCTTCGGCCTGGGTCTCGGCATCCTGTTCCTCTCCCTCTATGAGGGGCGCACGGCCAACAAGTTCGGCCTGCTCACGGGACAGATCGTCTCGGTCGACAACCCGCAACTGGTGCTCATGCTCGTGATCTCGGCGATCGTGGTCACCGGTCTGCTCGTGATCTGGCGCCCGCTCATCTTCGCGAGCGTCGACCCGGATGTCGCGCGCGCCAGGGCGGTACCCGTCACGGGCCTCTCCATGGCATTCATGGTGCTGCTGGGTCTCGCGACGGCCATCAGCATCCAGATTGTCGGCGCACTTCTCGTGATGGCGCTGCTCGTCACGCCCGCGGCCGCGGCCATGCGCGTGACCTCCTCGCCCGTGAAGACGCCGCTGCTGAGCGTGCTGTTCGCCGTCGTCTCCGTCGTGGGCGGCATCATGCTGTCGCTCGGCGGGGCGCTGCCGATCAGCCCGTTCGTCACAACCATCTCGTTCCTCATCTACATCGTGTGCCGTGTGATCGGCTGGTACCGTGAGCGCAACGGACTGGATGCGAGGAGACAGGCGGCGTCGAGCCCCCAGGTGATGCTGTGATGAGTGCGGATGTGAAGAAGCGGAACACGTGGCAGCGCGAGGCCGTGCGCGAGGCGCTCGCCCGCAACGACGGTTTCGTCAGTGCGCAGACCCTGTTCTCGTCGCTGCGCGACGGCGGCAGCACGATCGGCCTCGCGACGGTGTACCGCGCGCTCGCCGACCTGGCTTCGGGCGGCGAGGCCGACACGCTGCAGCAGGAGGGCGAGAGCCTGTTCCGGGCGTGCTCGCTGAGCGGCCACCACCACCACCTGATCTGTCGCAACTGCGGAACCACGGTCGAGATCCAGGCGGATGCTGTGGAGCGGTGGGCGCACGAGGTCGCGGCCGAGCACGGTTTCACCCGGGCGGAGCACGTCGTCGACGTCTTCGGGCTGTGCGCGGCCTGCTCTGCGCAGCTCCCAGCTTGAGAAACAGGCAGACAGCCCGTACTATTTACAGGTTGGGCGTTCTGCCCACATGTGCGCACAATCATCCACTGGCAATATCCGGGTGAGTGGTGCGCGCCGACAAGAGATCTTGGGTAGGGCAGACCGCCCTACGGTATCGAGAAGAGGGTGACCATGGCAGCAACCTGCCAGGTGACCGGAGCCATTCCCGGCTTCGGACACAACATTTCACATTCGCACCGCCGCACGAAGCGCCGCTTCGACCCGAACGTGCAGAAGAAGACCTACTACGTGCCGTCGCTTCGCCGCAACGTCACGCTGCAGCTGAGCGCCAAGGGCATCAAGGTCATTGACGCCCGTGGCATCGAGTCGGTCGTCAAGGACCTGCTCGCACGTGGGGAGAAGATCTAGTGGCCAAGGCACAGGACGTTCGTCCGATCATCAAGCTCCGCTCCACCGCGGGCACCGGGTACACCTACGTGACCCGCAAGAACCGCCGCAACAACCCTGACCGCCTCGTGCTGAAGAAGTATGACCCCGTCATCCGCCAGCACGTCGAATTCCGCGAGGAGCGCTAACCATGGCGAAGAAGAGCATGATTGCCAAGAACGAGCAGCGCAAGGTCATCGTGGCGCGTTACGCCGCGAAGCGCCTTGAGCTGAAGAAGGCGCTCGTCGACCCCGCCTCGACGGACGAGCAGCGCGAGGCCGCCCGCCTGGGCCTGCAGAAGCTTCCCCGCAACGCATCGCCGGTCCGCGTTCGCGGCCGCGACTCGATCGATGGGCGCCCCCGCGGCTTCCTCAGCGAGTTCGGTGTTTCGCGTGTTCGCTTCCGCGACATGGCTCACCGGGGCGAATTGCCCGGAATTACCAAGTCAAGCTGGTAAATTCGAGCTAAATGTGAGGCTGACTACTGCTAGCCTCCATACGTTCAACTGCCAACCGATCGACATTCCGGGTCATTCTCACGAATGGTCAGGTTTGAACTGCAGAGCATAACGTCCGAGGAGGACTTCACATGGCTGACAAGTCACTAAACCGTACCGAGCTCGTCGCGGCTGTTGCCGCAGCATCCGGCCAGAGCCAGGCTGCTGTCAACTCGACGCTCGACGCGTTCTTCAACACCGTTGCGACCGAGGTCGGCAAGGGCACGAAGATCTCCATCCCCGGATGGCTTTCGTTCGAGCGCACCTTCCGTGCCGCTCGTGCCGGCCGCAACCCCTCCACCGGTGAGGCCATCGAGATCAAGGCCGGCCACAGTGTCAAGGTCAGCGCCGGCAGCAAGCTGAAGGCAGCCGCGAAGTAGTATTCGCTTCACGCACCGCAAGGGGCGCCACCCGTCAGGGGTGGCGCCCCTTCGCGTTTCACGGACGCGTCAGTGATGGCAGGGTGAGGATCTCGGCGCCGTCGTCGGTGATGGCGATCGTGTGCTCGCTGTGAGCTGTGCGGCATCCGGTCACGCTCCGAAGCGTCCACCCGTCGGCATCGGTCACGAGTTCGTCGGTGTCGGCCATCACCCAGGGCTCCAGGGCGAGCAGCAGCCCCGGGCGCAGCTGGTATCCGCGGCCGGGCCGGCCGGTGTTCGAGACGTGCGGGTCCTGGTGCATCGTCGCTCCGATGCCGTGACCCCCGAACTCGACGTTGATCGGGTAGCCCGCCTCGCTGAGCACCGAGCCGATGGCGTGTGAGATGTCGCCGATGCGGGCCCCGGGCGCGGCGGCGGCGATTCCCGCGCTCAGTGCGCGCTCGGTCGCGCCGATCATCGCCAGGCTCTCCGCAGGCTGTGAGGCGCCGACGACGAAGCTGATGGCGGAGTCGGCGGCGATTCCGTCGAGGAGTACGGCGAGATCCAGCGTCAGCAGGTCTCCGTCGGCGAGCGTGTAGTCGTGCGGTAGGCCGTGGAGCACAGCGTCATTGACGGCCGTGCAGATGTAGTGGCCGAACGGCCCGCGCCCGAAGGAGGGCGCATAGTCGACGTAGCAGGACACGGCGCCAGCGTCGATGATCATGGCCTTGGCCCAGCGGTCGATGTCCAGAAGGTTCGTGCCGACCGTGATGCGACCCTTCAGCGTGTGCAGGATGTCTGCGACCAAGGTGCCTGTCGCGCGGGCGCGCACCAACTCGGCGGGGTTGAGGATCTCGATCATGCGGCGCCCTTCAGTGAAGCAATCGTCATCCGGGCATCAGTGTGCCGCCGCGGATCTACAGTCTGAGCCCCCACACACAACGGCGGCTGGTCTCAAGCGTATAAGGGCAGCGTGGCGAGCCCGGCACGCAACCACTGAAAGCCATCAGCGACCGCGCGGGCGCACAGCCGCGCTCGCCTAGGCTTGAGGGGTGACCAGGCTCGTACGCATCGCCGGTCCAGCGCTCCTGCTGGCCGTCTCGTTCGCGGCACTCGTCGCGGCACTGCTGTACGGCGGAGGGGCGGATGCGCCGCAGTTCACCGACCCCGGCCCTGTCGTGCGCTTCGGCCTGCCGATCGCCAAACTGCTCGTCAACCTGGGCGCGGCGACCGCGATCGGTGCCCTCGTGCTCGCCAGCTTCGCGCTCGCGAGAGACGAGGACGCCTGGGGAGTCTCCATCGACATCGCGGCTGCCGGCGCGGCCGTCTGGGCCGTCGCATCCGCCGCCACAGCGTTCCTGACCTTCATGAACGTGTACCAGCAGCCCATCTCATCTGATCCGGCGTTCGGGCGCATCCTCGGCCAGTTCGTCACCGAGACGGAACTGGGCGTGTCCTGGTTGGTGACGATCCTCATCGCCGCGGCCGTGACCGCGCTCTGCTTCGCCGTGCGGCACCCCATCGCCGTCGCCTTCGTGACGGTGCTCGCCGTCGCGGGCCTCGTTCCGATGGCGACACAGGGGCACGCGGCAGGCACGGCCGGTCATGACGCCGCCGTCAACGCGCTCGGGCTGCACCTCGTCTTCGCCGCCGTCTGGCTGGGCGGCCTGATCGCGATCGTGCTGCTGCAGCGCACCCTCGACCGCGGGCGCATCGTCGAGGTCATCGAACGCTATTCGACGCTCGCGATCGTGTGCTTCGTGGTCGTCGCCATCTCCGGCTATGTGAGCGCGGCCCTGCGCATCGGCAGCCTCGACAGGCTGCTCACCGACTACGGCATCCTCGTCCTCGTCAAGGTTCTCGCCCTGCTCGCGCTCGGCTTCTTCGGCATGCTGCACCGCCGCTTCGTCATCGCCCGGATGCGCGTGGCCGGGCCGGGCAGGCGCGGCTACTTCTGGTGGCTGGTCGTCGCCGAGCTCGGCTTCATGGGGCTCGCCTCGGGCGTCGCTGCGGCGCTGGCCCGTACGGCGACGCCGGTGAAGGAGGAGGTCGTGGTCTTCACCCCGGCGACGATCCTCACGGGCGAACCGCTGCCCGCACCGCCGACGCCGATGTCGTTCCTCACCGAGTGGCGCTTCGACTCGCTGTGGACGCTCGTGGTCGTGTTCCTCGCCTTCTTCTATCTGGCCGGCGTGTGGCGGCTGCACCGGCGCGGCGACCGCTGGCCGGGCTTACGCACCGTGAGCTGGCTGGCCGGGCTCGTGCTGCTGTTCTATGTGACCAACGGCGCGCTGAACGTGTACGAGAAGTACCTGTTCAGCATGCACATGCTCGGCCACATGCTGCTGACGATGATGATCCCGGTGCTGCTGGTGCCGGGTGCGCCCGTGACGCTCATCTCGCGCGCGGTGCGCAAGCGCAACGACGGCAGCCGCGGCGTGCGGGAATGGGTGCTGTGGGCGGTGCATTCGCGCTACGCGGCCGTGCTGGCGAACCCGATCGTGGCGGCCGTGCTGTTCGCCGGCTCGCTCTGGGTCTTCTACTACTCGCCGCTCTTCCGCTGGGCGACGACCGAGCATCTGGGTCACCAGTGGATGATCGTGCACTTCCTGCTCACGGGCTACCTCTTCGTGCAGGCGCTCATCGGCGTCGACCCCGTCCCGTACCGCGCGCCGTACCCCCTGAGGTTGCTCCTGCTGCTCGGCACGATGGCGTTCCACGCCTTCTTCGGGCTCGGGCTCATGATGGGCCAGGGGCTGCTCCTGGCCGACTGGTACGGCGCCATGGGCTGGGGCACGGATGCTCTGGCAGACCAACAGGCGGGCGGCGGCATCGCCTGGAGCATCGGAGAGATCCCCACCATCATCCTGGCCATCAGTGTGGCCATATCGTGGTCGCGCAGCGACGCGAAACTCACGAAGAGACTGGACCGCAAGGCCGACCGCGACGGCGACTCCGACCTGCGCGCCTACAACGAGATGCTCGCGAAGCGGGCCGAGCACGACCTCGAGTGAGGCTCGCGAGTGGTCAGAACTCGCCCCCAAGCGCATCATCTTGGGGCGGATATCGACCACTCACGCGGCCCGCGCGGGCTGGGTGCGGTCGCTCAGCGCGGGGTGAAGGTAATGCCGCCGTCTGCGGTGAATGTGACCAGGTAGGAGACGGTGAAGGTGACGTCCTCGCTGAGGGTCGACACTGTGCCGTCGAACAGGGACATCACGTCGGCGGTGAGGCGCGCGCTCCCCGCGGCGGGCGGAACCAGCCACGTTCCACTCGTCTCGCCCGGCTCGATCGCCACGCTCGGGTAGGTGACCATCGACCATCCGGGCAGCCCCACGATGCGGTTGCTGATGGACTTGCCGAAGGGGCATCCGGTCGGCTGCAGCACCTGCTGGGTGGCGCAGTCGTCGAGATAGGAGGCGAGCTCCTCATCGACGGCGTCGACGAAGGCAGCACTGGCGCGCACCTCGAGCGTGAAGCGTTCGGTCGTGGCCGGCGAGCCCAACAGCAGGGTCGCGGGCTCGGCCTCGAGAAAATCGGAGCTGTACTCGAGCGTGTACGAGCCGGGCACGAGCACCTGAAAGCCGTTCGCCTGATCGGCCCCCTGCTCGGCGACGACGGTGACCCCGTTGACGTCGAACTCGACGGTGTTGTGTGGCACCACCTCGAGCACCCCGAGCGGCGAGGAGGCGAACTCCCACGACGAGAACACACCCAGATGCGGGCCCGTGTGGCGTACGGAGAAGGTGGTGGCGCCGCGGCTGCCGGCGGCGAGCACATATTCGACGGTGACGTTGTGCAGACCGTCGCCCTCGTCGACATCGGAGACGACCGAGGCATCCTGCAGCTGCCCCATGGCGTCGCGACGCAGCAGTGCGGGGCTCGCCTCGACCGTCGCGCCCTCGCCGACACCGGGCATCGCGAGGGCGGCGGCGACGTCGTGCCGTTCGAGCGCGCCCATGTACGAGGAGACGAAACCGGATGCGCTGAACACCGTGCTGTTGAGGGCGAGCACGGTGCCGAAGAAGCCCAGCAGCAGAACGGCGGCAGCGATCGCGAAGCCCACAGCGGGGGAGAGGGAGCGTGATGTTCGGGCGGCGGATGCGGGGGCGCCCGACTCCTCCTCACCGTGCGCCGAATCCATCCCGCCATCCTAAGCGGAGGCGCTGAACGACGGATGCCCGGCCCGCGCCCGGTAGATTGGTCGGGCACGATGACCACGGCAGGAGGGCGAGAGTGGAAGACATCACGCTCTCTGCGGAGCAGGCGGCCGTGTTCGAGGCGATCGAGACGACACGGGAGAACATCTTCGTCACCGGCCGCGCCGGCACCGGCAAATCGACGCTGCTGAACCACCTGTCGTGGAACACATCCAAGCAGGTCGTCATCTGCGCGCCCACGGGCGTCGCCGCGCTGAACGTGGGCGGGCAGACCATCCACTCGCTGTTCCGGCTGCCGATCGGCGTCATCGCCGACCACGGCATCGAACAGAATGCGGATGTTCGCAAGCTGCTGAACACGATCGACACGCTGGTCATCGACGAGGTCTCCATGGTGAACGCCGACCTCGTCGACGCCATAAACCGCAGCCTCCGCCAGGCCCGGCAGCGCCGCGAGGAACCGTTCGGCGGCGTGCAGGTGGTCATGTTCGGCGACCCGTACCAGCTGGCACCCGTGCCCGGCGACAGCGACGAGCGTGCCTACTTCGCCGACAACTACCGATCCATGTGGTTCTTCGACGCGAAGGTGTGGAACGACACCTCACTGCGCATCTTCGAGCT carries:
- a CDS encoding thiamine pyrophosphate-dependent dehydrogenase E1 component subunit alpha, encoding MTDSPTTVQLLDANGVLSTEGVAADYLKYVDALSDDQLRTFHRDMVVVRRFDREATNLQKQGEMGLWVPSVGQEAAQVGSAYATRAQDHIFPAYREHAVGMIRGLDLIHIIELLRGNTHGGWNPAETGNFHLYTLVIGSHTLHATGYAMGIQLDGRAGTGNPSSDEAVVVYFGDGATSQGDVSEAFVFAASYQTPQVFFLQNNHWAISVPVEVQSRTPLYLRSEGFGIPSVQIDGNDVLASFAVTAKLLDDARAGRGPQLVEALTYRIGAHTSSDDPTKYRSDEELQSWVARDPIARFEAYLRSRGESQQFFDDVATEAEDFAADIRRRTLELAKPSTDKIFDHVYSEEHPVITEQKRWLADYEASFGGGA
- a CDS encoding alpha-ketoacid dehydrogenase subunit beta; protein product: MSGQFEEMPLAKALNAGLRKAMEDDKKVILMGEDIGPLGGVFRVTEHLQRDFGKQRVMDTPLAESGIIGTAIGLAMRGYRPVCEIQFDGFIFPGFDQITTQLAKMTNRHEGQVRMPVVIRVPYGGHIGAVEHHQESPEAYFAHTPGLRLVSPSTPHDAYWMIQEAVASNDPVMFFEPKSRYWHKGPVDLSGNGAELHATKVVRTGDDVTVLGHGAMVNVLMQAAEIAAGEGRSVEVIDLRSLSPVDYDPIVESVRKTGRLVIASEAPGFVGIPSEIAATVTERAFYSLEAPVLRVSSFDAPFPPAKLETTYLPDADRVLEAVDRALAY
- a CDS encoding dihydrolipoamide acetyltransferase family protein, with product MSASEFLLPDVGEGLTEAEIVSWKVKAGDQVTVNQTLVEIETAKSIVELPSPFTGVVTAVLVEEGATVDVGTPIISVSTGAEPVDAPAPARGPADDVVADTADTISPEDQGPDATKADDKPGAVLVGYGLKGQVASRRGARAAAMPTIDPAGLRLDRVPAASASSVIAKPPIRKLAKDLGVDLSQVNPSGLAGEILREDVVRGASQASVFRNIETPAWGVDREEYIPVKGVRKAIATGMVKSAFTAPHVGVFVDVDATRTMEFVKRLKNSTDFAGVKVSPMLVMAKAMIWAVRRNPTVNSTWTDEQIVVHHYVNFGFAAATPRGLVVPNIKDAQELSLRELAQAIEQMTNVARDGKLQPADMSNGTITVTNIGVFGMDTGTPILNPGEVGIVALGTIKQKPWVVDGEVRPRFVTTLGASFDHRVVDGDVASRFLADVASIIEEPALLLD
- a CDS encoding metal ABC transporter solute-binding protein, Zn/Mn family; this translates as MTKQHRSLSILALVSAAALALTGCAASAEPDDGRLSIVASTNVYGDIASAVAGDLASVTSIIDSAAQDPHSYEATVQDQLALSRADIVIENGGGYDPFVDTMLSSVDSSGIVVISASEVSGLMPGAEDNHAEDDHAADDHDHADDAHADDHAGHDHVAGFNEHVWYSFEAMDRLAHELAHELGALDAANAAAYETNYESFSAQLQSLTDEAEALHSQHAGEGVAITEPVPLYLFEAIGLVNHTPDAFSEAVEEGSEVSPSVLLATIAEVEGGEVRLLAYNEQTAGAETERLLDAATQAGIAVIALTETLPEGSGYIDWMSDNLAAIAGALA
- a CDS encoding metal ABC transporter ATP-binding protein encodes the protein MSETTGEHASAPLAATADPVLRMRSATLRFGDRVLWNRLNLDVRPGEFIAVLGPNGTGKTSLLKAILGQQSLSSGTLELLGRPVGRGSRQIGYIPQQKLIEQGTPLRARDLVTLGITGHRWGLPVSSPAVRRRVDEVLESVGATSFAGAPVASLSGGEQQRIRVGQAIADSPKLLLCDEPLISLDLNHQHVVSELIDERRKALRTAVLFVTHDVNPILDKVDRVLYLAGGNFRIGTPEEVLRSEVLSYMYGTPVEVIRTRGRVAVLGAPEGYGVHDHLEHHVDDGWHR
- a CDS encoding metal ABC transporter permease → MAQLSDVMTALFDFTDYGDLLYLVRNSLIAGAILGIVGGLIGPFVMSRDLAFAVHGISELSFAGAAAALLLGVNVVAGSIGGSLIAAVLIGLLGTRARERNSIIGVLMPFGLGLGILFLSLYEGRTANKFGLLTGQIVSVDNPQLVLMLVISAIVVTGLLVIWRPLIFASVDPDVARARAVPVTGLSMAFMVLLGLATAISIQIVGALLVMALLVTPAAAAMRVTSSPVKTPLLSVLFAVVSVVGGIMLSLGGALPISPFVTTISFLIYIVCRVIGWYRERNGLDARRQAASSPQVML
- a CDS encoding Fur family transcriptional regulator, with product MKKRNTWQREAVREALARNDGFVSAQTLFSSLRDGGSTIGLATVYRALADLASGGEADTLQQEGESLFRACSLSGHHHHLICRNCGTTVEIQADAVERWAHEVAAEHGFTRAEHVVDVFGLCAACSAQLPA
- the rpmB gene encoding 50S ribosomal protein L28 — translated: MAATCQVTGAIPGFGHNISHSHRRTKRRFDPNVQKKTYYVPSLRRNVTLQLSAKGIKVIDARGIESVVKDLLARGEKI